One genomic region from Rhinoraja longicauda isolate Sanriku21f chromosome 8, sRhiLon1.1, whole genome shotgun sequence encodes:
- the LOC144595794 gene encoding metalloreductase STEAP3-like: MAKMEMIKPLLGNECEIHNYSLQKITVGILGTGDFARSLATRLLRSGYGVIVGSRYPKCNGTLFPSTIEVTSQREATDRANIIFVAVHHEHYSTLNGLRDGLMGKILVDVSNNVEVNEREESNAECLASMFPESTVVKGFNVISAWALQSGARDGNKQVMICSNSQEARCMVVEIARNMGFIPLDLGSLSSAKEIENLPLRLFPSWKMPVILTVVLFVLFYVYSFIRKVIHPYVMKGQNAFYKIPINVVNVALPCVSFVMLSLVYLPGVLAALFQLRNGTKYKRFPCWLDQWLQQRKQLGLLSFLCAALHAVYSLCLPMRRSARYRLLNEASALSGGDMKNVWVEEEVWRMEIYLFFGILAIGMLSLLAVTSLPSVANSLNWREFNFIQSRLGFTALVVSTLHVLTFGWRKAFDSAQYKFYLPPTFAIALIVPCIVLPAKACLFLPCVNRKLKRIRRGWETSHQVKFCEPGEARSVADFNMESTARV, encoded by the exons ATGGCCAAAATGGAAATGATAAAGCCACTCTTGGGGAATGAGTGTGAAATTCATAATTACAGCCTCCAGAAAATTACAGTGGGTATTTTGGGGACTGGAGATTTTGCTCGCTCCTTGGCAACACGCCTATTACGTTCTGGTTATGGCGTGATCGTTGGAAGTCGATATCCTAAATGCAATGGAACTTTGTTTCCCAGTACAATTGAAGTTACCAGTCAACGTGAAGCAACAGACAGGGCAAATATCATCTTTGTAGCAGTGCACCATGAACATTACAGTACGCTGAACGGACTTAGAGATGGACTGATGGGAAAGATTCTGGTGGACGTCAGCAACAATGTTGAAGTAAATGAGCGTGAGGAATCAAATGCAGAATGCCTTGCTTCTATGTTCCCAGAATCTACAGTTGTAAAAGGCTTTAATGTCATCTCAGCCTGGGCTCTACAGTCAGGTGCTAGGGATGGAAATAAGCAG GTGATGATCTGTAGTAACAGCCAAGAAGCTAGATGCATGGTGGTTGAAATAGCACGAAATATGGGATTCATTCCTCTGGATTTGGGCTCACTATCATCAGCAAAAGAAATTGAGAACCTCCCATTACGTCTCTTCCCTTCGTGGAAAATGCCTGTTATCCTGACTGTAGTCTTATTTGTACTTTTCTATGTGTACAGCTTTATTAGGAAAGTTATTCACCCATATGTAATGAAAGGGCAGAATGCATTTTATAAAATCCCAATTAATGTTGTCAATGTTGCTCTACCATGTGTTTCATTCGTGATGCTATCCCTTGTTTACCTGCCTGGAGTTCTTGCAGCTCTCTTTCAACTGCGCAATGGTACAAAGTACAAGCGTTTTCCGTGCTGGTTAGATCAGTGGCTTCAACAAAGGAAACAACTTGGCTTGTTGAGCTTTCTCTGTGCTGCCTTACATGCTGTCTACAGCCTGTGCCTTCCTATGCGTAGATCTGCCCGTTACCGGCTGCTGAATGAAGCTTCTGCTTTG AGTGGAGGTGATATGAAGAATGTTTGGGTAGAAGAAGAAGTGTGGAGGATGGAAATTTATCTTTTCTTTGGAATCTTGGCTATCGGCATGCTTTCATTGCTCGCTGTGACATCATTGCCTTCAGTGGCAAATTCTCTGAACTGGAGGGAATTCAATTTCATTCAA TCCAGACTTGGATTCACTGCTCTGGTGGTCAGCACTCTGCATGTTCTAACGTTTGGATGGCGCAAAGCCTTTGACTCTGCTCAATACAAGTTCTACCTACCACCTACGTTTGCGATCGCTCTCATTGTGCCATGTATAGTCCTTCCGGCCAAAGCGTGCCTATTCCTTCCTTGTGTGAATCGTAAACTGAAACGCATCAGGCGAGGATGGGAAACCAGTCACCAAGTGAAGTTCTGTGAACCTGGTGAAGCAAGATCTGTTGCAGATTTCAACATGGAGAGCACCGCCAGGGTTTAA